A single window of Mycobacterium sp. ITM-2016-00318 DNA harbors:
- a CDS encoding class I adenylate-forming enzyme family protein yields the protein MSQPAALAFDDREYSLAELDALANGMATTLEHRGVRHGDRVALMSSNRPEFVVALRAIWRLGAAAVLLSPAWRQAEVQHALAVTKPSHAVGDHPVLAGLMPMLPLDDPVTPGQRLFEPPSADSDALFVFSSGTTGMPKAVRHTHAAFAVAVEHWRDALGLTSSDRMQIVTPPSHILGLLNIVMALDTGAWVRLHRRFDIDQMLHHIEADRITIEMAVAPIALALAAHPKLDSYDLSSLRYVMWCATPVTQSVAEAVTARAGVRWVTAYGTSELPVLTCNSLEGAKLDTVGRPVPGVDLRIVSLEDGTPAGTGEVGEIQARSDSVMAGYLPDEATAQAFTDGWYRTGDVGFLDADGWLRITDRAREMIKVRGFQVAPAEIEAVLHGHPAVDDCAVFGVDDVADGEAVVAAVATRGPVTADELMALVADRLASYKQLKRVVFVPEIPRLPSGKVLRRVLKERHGRPSDG from the coding sequence GTGAGCCAGCCGGCCGCCCTCGCTTTCGACGATCGCGAATACTCGCTGGCCGAGCTCGATGCGCTGGCCAACGGCATGGCGACGACGCTCGAGCATCGAGGCGTCCGGCACGGCGATCGAGTGGCGCTGATGTCGTCTAACCGGCCGGAGTTCGTCGTAGCGCTGCGCGCCATCTGGCGGCTCGGCGCCGCGGCCGTCCTGCTCAGCCCCGCGTGGCGGCAGGCCGAGGTCCAGCATGCGCTGGCGGTGACCAAGCCGTCGCACGCCGTCGGCGACCATCCGGTGCTCGCCGGCTTGATGCCGATGCTGCCGTTGGATGACCCGGTCACCCCGGGACAGCGGCTGTTCGAGCCCCCTTCCGCCGACTCCGACGCGCTGTTCGTGTTCAGTTCGGGTACGACTGGGATGCCCAAGGCCGTCCGGCACACGCACGCGGCGTTCGCAGTGGCCGTCGAGCATTGGCGCGACGCACTGGGTCTGACGTCGTCGGACCGCATGCAGATCGTCACGCCGCCGTCGCACATCCTCGGACTGCTCAACATCGTGATGGCGCTGGACACCGGCGCGTGGGTCCGGCTGCACCGCCGCTTCGACATCGATCAGATGCTGCACCACATCGAGGCCGACAGGATCACCATCGAAATGGCCGTAGCCCCGATCGCGCTGGCGTTGGCCGCCCATCCGAAGCTCGATTCCTATGACCTGTCGTCGCTGCGCTACGTGATGTGGTGCGCGACCCCGGTCACGCAGAGCGTCGCCGAGGCCGTCACCGCGAGGGCAGGGGTGCGCTGGGTGACCGCGTACGGCACCAGCGAATTGCCAGTTCTCACGTGCAACTCGCTCGAGGGCGCGAAGCTCGACACCGTGGGACGCCCGGTACCCGGTGTCGATCTGCGCATCGTGTCGCTCGAGGACGGGACGCCTGCCGGGACCGGCGAAGTCGGTGAGATTCAAGCTCGATCGGATTCGGTGATGGCGGGTTATCTACCCGATGAGGCCACTGCGCAGGCGTTTACCGACGGCTGGTATCGCACCGGCGACGTCGGCTTTCTGGACGCCGATGGCTGGCTGCGCATCACCGACCGGGCCAGGGAGATGATCAAGGTCAGGGGGTTCCAGGTGGCGCCCGCCGAAATCGAGGCCGTGTTGCACGGTCATCCGGCGGTCGACGACTGCGCGGTCTTCGGCGTCGACGATGTGGCCGACGGCGAAGCGGTCGTCGCAGCGGTCGCGACGCGCGGTCCGGTGACTGCTGACGAACTCATGGCGCTGGTGGCCGACCGGCTGGCGTCGTACAAACAACTGAAACGGGTGGTGTTCGTGCCCGAGATTCCGCGACTGCCTTCCGGGAAGGTGTTGCGCCGAGTGCTGAAGGAGCGTCATGGACGTCCGTCTGACGGCTGA
- a CDS encoding 2Fe-2S iron-sulfur cluster-binding protein, translated as MAQGGQMAVEGTVTILLDRQKASVARVEDETLLESARRAGLSPPFSCEAGNCGTCMAKLIEGKATMRVNDALDDDEVAEGYILTCQGVPDTKSVTVEYE; from the coding sequence ATGGCGCAAGGAGGTCAGATGGCCGTCGAGGGGACCGTGACGATCCTGCTCGACCGACAGAAGGCTTCGGTTGCGCGGGTCGAGGACGAGACCCTGCTGGAGAGCGCGCGGCGGGCCGGCCTTTCGCCGCCGTTCAGTTGCGAGGCGGGCAACTGCGGCACCTGCATGGCCAAGCTGATCGAGGGCAAGGCGACCATGCGCGTCAACGACGCACTGGACGATGACGAGGTGGCCGAGGGGTACATCCTCACCTGTCAGGGCGTGCCGGACACCAAGTCGGTGACCGTCGAATACGAGTGA
- a CDS encoding LLM class F420-dependent oxidoreductase, with product MRLGVMIGAERGDMTRKVTKLVSDIQWAEEAGLDTAWMPQVPDDFDALTMVALMAANTSRIELGTAVVPLQAQHPIALARQALSVHAMASGRLALGVGPSHHWIVRDMLGIPYEKPAAYTRDYLDVLNAAIAGPGPVDVENDSFTVHNPTVLGVETPMPVLVAALGPVMLQIAGERADGTVLWMADEKAIGDHIAPKITKAAADAGRPAPRIVAGIPVCLCASSEIDAAKERANRILAEAETSPNYQRLLDRGDARDVGDLCAAGDEEAILARFRQFADAGVTDLSVRLLPIGDNRDELIASKYRTREVISQLAAALR from the coding sequence ATGCGCCTAGGCGTGATGATCGGAGCCGAGCGCGGCGACATGACGCGCAAGGTGACCAAGCTCGTGTCCGACATCCAGTGGGCCGAGGAAGCGGGCCTGGACACCGCGTGGATGCCACAGGTGCCCGACGACTTCGACGCGTTGACCATGGTGGCGCTGATGGCCGCCAACACGTCGCGCATCGAGCTGGGTACTGCGGTCGTGCCCCTGCAGGCTCAGCACCCCATAGCCCTTGCCCGCCAGGCACTTTCGGTGCACGCGATGGCGTCGGGGCGGCTGGCGCTCGGCGTCGGGCCGTCGCACCACTGGATTGTGCGGGACATGCTTGGCATCCCGTATGAGAAGCCGGCGGCTTACACCCGCGACTACCTCGACGTGCTCAACGCGGCCATCGCCGGTCCTGGACCGGTGGACGTCGAGAACGACTCGTTCACCGTCCACAACCCGACGGTGCTTGGCGTCGAGACGCCGATGCCGGTGCTGGTGGCCGCGCTCGGACCGGTGATGCTGCAGATCGCGGGGGAGCGCGCCGACGGCACCGTGCTGTGGATGGCCGACGAGAAGGCCATCGGTGACCACATCGCGCCGAAGATCACCAAGGCCGCCGCCGACGCGGGCAGGCCTGCGCCCCGCATCGTCGCGGGCATCCCGGTGTGTCTGTGTGCCAGTTCGGAGATCGACGCGGCCAAGGAGCGCGCCAATCGCATTCTTGCCGAAGCGGAGACGTCGCCGAACTACCAGCGCCTGCTGGACCGCGGCGATGCGCGCGATGTCGGCGATCTGTGTGCCGCAGGCGACGAGGAAGCGATCCTCGCGCGGTTCCGGCAGTTCGCCGACGCAGGGGTCACCGACCTGTCGGTGCGGTTGCTGCCGATCGGCGACAACCGCGACGAGCTCATCGCGTCGAAATACCGAACACGCGAGGTGATTTCGCAGCTCGCCGCTGCGCTACGATGA
- a CDS encoding acyl-CoA dehydrogenase family protein, translated as MDFRDSQEEAAFRERLRGWLTEQKGKFPTSGDEYWAKAGEWHVALYEAGFFGTSWPKEYGGQDLPPVYDVIVDEEIAKAGAPARPSLGYLVVGLSHHGNEELRQRFLPGMIKGTERWCQGFSEPGAGSDLASLTTTAVRDGDEYVINGHKVWTSYSDVADWCLVLARTDKEVPKHKGISAFIVSMHQPGIVQRPLKMISGVTKEFGQLEFDGARVPVENMIGEPGGGWKLAMTVVSHEREPSTLGFSARYGKTVRQLASRIDGPPPEELSWAWVQTEMLRLHVRRRLSEQLDGLTHGPQGSLDKLLMTWVEQSVGHAALATVGSSDEEMFGAYMYSRAQSVMGGTSQIQKNIIAQRILGLGN; from the coding sequence TTGGACTTTCGTGACTCGCAGGAGGAGGCCGCGTTCCGCGAACGGTTGCGCGGTTGGCTGACCGAGCAGAAGGGCAAGTTCCCCACGTCGGGGGACGAATACTGGGCCAAAGCCGGTGAATGGCACGTCGCGTTGTACGAGGCGGGCTTCTTCGGCACCTCGTGGCCGAAGGAGTACGGCGGTCAGGACCTGCCGCCGGTGTATGACGTGATCGTCGACGAGGAGATCGCGAAGGCAGGCGCGCCTGCGCGGCCGAGCCTGGGTTATCTCGTCGTCGGGCTCAGCCATCACGGGAACGAGGAACTGCGGCAACGCTTCCTTCCCGGGATGATCAAGGGAACCGAGCGCTGGTGCCAGGGCTTCAGTGAGCCTGGCGCGGGGTCGGACCTGGCGTCGTTGACGACGACGGCGGTGCGCGACGGTGACGAGTACGTCATCAACGGTCACAAGGTCTGGACCAGTTACTCCGATGTGGCCGACTGGTGTCTGGTGTTGGCCCGGACGGACAAGGAGGTGCCCAAACACAAAGGGATCTCGGCGTTCATCGTGTCGATGCACCAGCCCGGAATCGTGCAGCGCCCGCTGAAGATGATCAGCGGTGTCACCAAGGAGTTCGGCCAGCTCGAGTTCGACGGCGCGCGGGTGCCCGTCGAGAACATGATCGGCGAGCCCGGCGGCGGGTGGAAGCTGGCGATGACCGTGGTCAGCCACGAGCGCGAGCCGTCGACGCTGGGTTTCTCCGCGCGTTACGGAAAAACGGTGCGACAGTTGGCGTCCCGCATCGACGGTCCCCCACCCGAGGAGCTGTCCTGGGCCTGGGTGCAGACCGAGATGCTGCGGTTGCATGTGCGAAGGCGGCTGTCGGAACAACTCGACGGACTGACGCACGGCCCGCAGGGATCGCTGGACAAGCTGCTGATGACGTGGGTGGAGCAGTCGGTCGGGCACGCCGCCCTTGCGACGGTCGGTTCGTCGGACGAAGAGATGTTCGGCGCCTACATGTACAGCCGCGCGCAGAGCGTGATGGGCGGTACCAGCCAGATTCAGAAGAACATCATCGCGCAACGCATTCTCGGATTGGGGAACTAG
- a CDS encoding cobalamin B12-binding domain-containing protein → MATRVLVAKPGLDGHDRGAKIVARTLRDAGFEVIYTGIRQRIEDIVSIALQEDVALVGLSILSGAHVALTTRTVEALRAADAGDIAVVVGGTIPEADVAKLMSAGAAAVFPTGTPLDVLVRDVRALTEKAGESV, encoded by the coding sequence GTGGCGACCAGGGTTCTTGTCGCCAAGCCGGGTCTGGACGGGCACGACCGCGGCGCGAAGATCGTCGCCCGCACGCTTCGTGATGCGGGTTTCGAGGTCATCTACACCGGTATCCGGCAGCGCATCGAGGACATCGTGTCGATCGCGCTGCAGGAGGACGTCGCGCTGGTCGGTTTGAGCATTCTCTCGGGTGCGCACGTGGCGCTCACCACCCGCACCGTCGAGGCGCTGCGGGCCGCGGACGCCGGCGACATCGCCGTGGTCGTCGGCGGAACCATTCCCGAGGCCGATGTGGCGAAGCTGATGTCCGCCGGTGCGGCCGCGGTCTTTCCGACTGGGACACCGCTGGATGTGCTCGTGCGCGACGTGCGCGCGTTGACGGAGAAGGCCGGGGAGTCCGTATGA
- a CDS encoding CaiB/BaiF CoA-transferase family protein yields the protein MNAGPLAGIRILEVGVMLAGPYATMLLADLGAEVIKIEPPDGEISRQVSDSYFASLNRNKQSVCVDLRSEAGQKQLAELVADSHALLVNMKPSAIRRLGLTYEALRKYNEKIVCVALTGFGMDGGDDPAFDYVIQAGTGVAAMTGDPDGPPTLPGYSAADNSTGLTAALGLVSQIVSGRGGQLEVSLRDVVMSQLNYKASAWLNDGIEPKRHPNGAHSYYVPAQLFPTADGYLAMFITHDAFWRLFCTEAGVSGFPTMAERSAQREEVLAVVTEALATDTAKGWEARLRRLGIPAAAVRSLPDGLEATPEVIVTAGEFRLVGSPIRVSGYEPEYRPAPRLDEHAHLRSTPQ from the coding sequence ATGAATGCAGGACCGCTGGCGGGCATCCGCATACTCGAGGTCGGCGTCATGCTCGCCGGTCCGTACGCCACGATGCTGCTCGCCGACCTCGGCGCCGAGGTGATCAAGATCGAGCCGCCCGACGGCGAGATATCCCGTCAGGTCAGCGACAGTTACTTCGCAAGCCTGAACCGCAACAAGCAAAGCGTCTGTGTGGATCTGCGGTCGGAGGCCGGCCAGAAGCAACTGGCGGAGCTCGTCGCGGATTCCCATGCGCTGCTGGTGAACATGAAGCCGTCGGCCATCCGCAGGCTCGGGCTGACCTATGAAGCACTGCGGAAGTACAACGAGAAGATCGTCTGCGTCGCGCTCACCGGCTTCGGGATGGACGGCGGCGACGACCCGGCGTTCGACTACGTGATCCAGGCGGGCACGGGCGTGGCTGCGATGACAGGCGACCCCGACGGTCCGCCCACGCTGCCCGGCTATTCGGCTGCCGACAACTCCACCGGCCTGACCGCGGCGCTCGGGCTGGTGTCCCAGATCGTCTCGGGCCGCGGCGGGCAGCTCGAGGTTTCGCTGCGCGACGTGGTGATGTCACAGCTCAACTACAAGGCGTCGGCGTGGCTGAACGACGGGATCGAGCCGAAGCGGCACCCCAACGGCGCGCATTCGTACTACGTGCCGGCGCAATTGTTTCCGACTGCAGACGGCTACCTGGCGATGTTCATCACGCACGACGCGTTCTGGCGCCTGTTCTGCACAGAAGCCGGTGTCTCCGGGTTTCCGACGATGGCCGAGCGCTCGGCTCAGCGCGAGGAAGTGCTCGCCGTCGTCACCGAGGCGTTGGCCACCGATACCGCCAAGGGTTGGGAGGCGCGGCTGCGTCGGCTCGGTATCCCCGCCGCCGCGGTGCGCAGCCTCCCCGACGGACTCGAGGCGACGCCTGAGGTCATCGTGACGGCGGGCGAGTTCCGGCTGGTCGGCAGCCCGATACGGGTCTCGGGCTACGAGCCTGAGTACCGGCCTGCGCCACGCCTCGACGAGCATGCCCATCTGAGGAGCACACCGCAGTGA
- a CDS encoding enoyl-CoA hydratase/isomerase family protein: MYGMPDEIDVKAEGALRIITLNRPDALNAVNDNLHVGLAKIWEALNEDVGARAAVITGAGRAFSAGGDFNYLDELRNDEALRQKTIKHGRDLVIGMVRCRIPVIAAVNGPAVGLGCSLAALSDIVYIAETAHFADPHVQIGLVAADGGPLVWGSQISLLQAKEFALTGVRIKAARAVELGLANHVVDDPVAEAIACAKKLLELPQQAVEATKRLMNIQLEQAVMASLDYANLAEYVSFGTADFNKIVDGLIAKDK; encoded by the coding sequence ATGTATGGAATGCCGGACGAAATCGACGTCAAGGCCGAGGGTGCGCTTCGCATCATCACGCTGAACCGGCCCGACGCGCTGAATGCAGTCAACGACAACCTGCACGTCGGCCTGGCCAAGATCTGGGAGGCGCTCAACGAGGACGTCGGCGCGCGGGCGGCGGTCATCACCGGCGCGGGCCGGGCGTTCTCCGCGGGCGGCGACTTCAATTACCTCGATGAGCTGCGCAACGACGAAGCGTTGCGGCAGAAGACGATCAAGCACGGCCGCGACCTCGTCATCGGCATGGTGCGCTGCCGGATTCCGGTGATTGCCGCCGTCAACGGCCCTGCCGTCGGACTTGGCTGCAGCCTGGCGGCGTTGTCCGACATCGTCTACATCGCCGAGACCGCGCACTTCGCCGACCCGCACGTGCAGATCGGCCTCGTCGCCGCCGATGGTGGCCCGCTGGTGTGGGGCTCGCAGATCAGCCTGCTGCAGGCCAAGGAGTTCGCGTTGACGGGTGTGCGGATCAAGGCTGCGCGCGCGGTCGAACTCGGGCTGGCCAATCACGTCGTGGACGACCCGGTGGCCGAGGCGATCGCCTGCGCGAAGAAACTACTCGAGCTGCCGCAGCAGGCGGTCGAGGCCACCAAGCGGCTGATGAACATCCAGTTGGAGCAGGCGGTGATGGCCTCGCTCGACTATGCGAACCTCGCGGAGTACGTGTCGTTCGGCACCGCCGACTTCAACAAGATCGTCGACGGCCTGATCGCCAAGGACAAGTAG
- a CDS encoding acyl-CoA dehydrogenase family protein: MDVRLTAEQRQLREAAAEVAADLGPASVADLDDANRIARLEKAVDGTGFRTLRSDGASGVEVAIVAEEFARGLVDVPFLGPVLADDLSHRIGQPLSSAAGITSVDLTGSLVGVAEAPAELRQAAEEDAGRWHALALTATTADIVGAARGTHALATEYAKVREQYGATIGSYQAVRHLLAEGSALIEGCVSVLRHAAWAVDELPVDEAVEAARVAKIYCARSALTVCETSIQVHGGIGNTWECLAHVYLRRVLGATEAWPAKLEELTIGLS, from the coding sequence ATGGACGTCCGTCTGACGGCTGAACAGCGGCAGCTGCGCGAGGCCGCCGCCGAAGTGGCCGCCGACCTCGGGCCGGCGTCGGTCGCCGATCTCGATGACGCCAACCGCATCGCTCGGCTGGAGAAAGCCGTCGACGGCACGGGGTTTCGCACTCTGCGCAGCGACGGCGCCTCTGGAGTCGAGGTGGCCATCGTTGCCGAGGAGTTCGCGCGAGGACTGGTGGACGTGCCGTTCCTTGGTCCGGTGCTGGCCGACGACCTGTCACACAGGATCGGACAACCGCTGTCGTCGGCTGCCGGGATCACGTCGGTCGATCTGACGGGAAGCCTTGTCGGCGTTGCCGAGGCGCCGGCCGAGCTCAGGCAGGCGGCCGAGGAGGACGCCGGGCGTTGGCACGCACTCGCCCTCACCGCGACGACGGCTGACATCGTCGGCGCCGCCCGCGGAACCCATGCCCTGGCAACCGAGTACGCCAAGGTTCGCGAGCAGTACGGCGCTACGATAGGTTCCTATCAGGCGGTCCGGCATCTGCTCGCCGAGGGCTCGGCGCTGATCGAGGGCTGCGTCAGCGTGCTTCGGCATGCGGCGTGGGCCGTCGACGAACTGCCCGTCGACGAGGCGGTGGAAGCCGCCCGCGTGGCCAAGATCTATTGCGCGCGTTCGGCGTTGACGGTGTGCGAGACGTCCATTCAGGTACACGGCGGTATCGGCAATACGTGGGAGTGCCTCGCGCACGTGTATCTGCGCCGGGTGCTCGGCGCCACCGAGGCGTGGCCTGCGAAGCTGGAGGAGTTGACCATTGGACTTTCGTGA
- a CDS encoding methylmalonyl-CoA mutase family protein: MTEPVQTPSGIPLQPVYGPGDRAGEPPSPGDYPFTRGNFASGYRGKLWTFRQYSGFGTAEESNRRYRYLLDQGGTGLSVALDLPTQCGFDSDDPEVSEEVGRVGVAVDTLADAEVLFDGIPLDKISTSFTINGTAAILLAFYVAAAEKKGVPREKLTGTIQNDILKEYASRGTWIWPPEPSLRLIADTIEFCAAEVPRFNAISVAGAHFRDAGANAVQEMAFTLADGVTYCDTVVERGRMTIDKFAPQISFFFYTHGDFFEEIAKYRAGRRRWATIVRERYGATNEKASMFRFGCVSGGASLYGPQAQNNIVRVAYEAMASVLGGVQSMFTAAWDEPFALPTEESATLALRTQQILAYETGVAAVADPLGGSYFVEALTDATEDKIIEIMHDLETHGGMVRAIEDGYLQGLIADEAYKIHHEVESGARPVVGVNKFVTDAPAPDVSMYELDAEGRDIQLKRLSKVKEERDSDAVAASLAALSRAAEGDDNLMHHLIGCANNYCTVGEMVNALKAVWGEFQQPVVF; the protein is encoded by the coding sequence ATGACCGAGCCCGTTCAGACCCCCTCCGGCATCCCCCTGCAGCCCGTCTACGGGCCGGGCGATCGCGCCGGTGAGCCGCCGTCGCCGGGGGACTATCCCTTCACCCGCGGCAACTTCGCCAGCGGCTACCGCGGAAAGCTGTGGACGTTCCGCCAGTACTCGGGTTTCGGGACGGCCGAGGAGTCCAACCGTCGCTACCGGTATCTGCTCGACCAAGGCGGCACGGGCCTGTCGGTCGCGCTGGACCTGCCGACGCAGTGCGGCTTCGACTCCGATGACCCCGAAGTCAGCGAGGAGGTCGGCCGCGTCGGCGTCGCCGTCGACACACTCGCCGACGCCGAGGTCCTCTTCGACGGCATTCCGCTGGACAAGATCAGCACCAGCTTCACGATCAACGGCACCGCGGCGATCCTGCTGGCGTTCTACGTCGCGGCCGCCGAGAAGAAGGGGGTGCCGAGAGAGAAGCTCACCGGCACCATCCAGAACGACATCCTCAAGGAGTACGCCTCCCGCGGCACGTGGATCTGGCCGCCGGAGCCGTCGCTGCGGCTGATCGCCGACACCATCGAGTTCTGCGCTGCTGAAGTACCGCGATTCAATGCGATATCGGTGGCCGGTGCGCACTTCCGCGACGCAGGCGCGAACGCCGTCCAGGAGATGGCGTTCACGCTCGCCGACGGCGTCACCTACTGCGACACCGTGGTCGAGCGCGGCCGGATGACCATCGACAAGTTCGCACCGCAGATCTCCTTCTTCTTCTACACACACGGCGACTTCTTTGAGGAGATCGCGAAGTACCGGGCAGGCAGGCGGCGGTGGGCGACCATCGTGCGCGAGCGCTACGGCGCCACCAACGAGAAGGCGTCGATGTTCCGGTTCGGCTGCGTGTCGGGCGGCGCCTCGCTGTACGGGCCCCAGGCGCAGAACAACATCGTGCGCGTCGCCTACGAGGCGATGGCGTCGGTGCTCGGCGGCGTCCAGTCGATGTTCACCGCCGCATGGGATGAGCCGTTTGCACTGCCCACCGAGGAGTCCGCGACGCTGGCGTTGCGTACGCAGCAGATCCTGGCGTACGAAACCGGCGTCGCGGCCGTCGCCGACCCGCTCGGTGGGTCGTATTTCGTTGAGGCACTGACGGATGCGACCGAAGACAAGATCATCGAGATCATGCACGACCTCGAGACCCATGGCGGCATGGTCCGCGCGATCGAGGACGGCTACCTGCAGGGCCTGATCGCCGACGAGGCATACAAGATCCATCACGAAGTCGAATCCGGTGCCCGGCCCGTCGTTGGCGTGAACAAGTTCGTCACCGACGCGCCCGCCCCCGACGTGTCGATGTACGAACTCGACGCCGAGGGTCGTGACATCCAACTCAAGAGGCTGTCGAAGGTGAAGGAGGAGCGGGATTCCGACGCCGTCGCCGCCAGCCTCGCCGCGCTGTCGCGTGCCGCCGAAGGCGACGACAACCTGATGCATCACCTGATCGGCTGCGCCAACAACTACTGCACGGTGGGGGAGATGGTGAACGCGCTGAAAGCGGTATGGGGCGAGTTCCAGCAGCCGGTGGTGTTCTAG